Proteins encoded by one window of Luteimonas yindakuii:
- the coxB gene encoding cytochrome c oxidase subunit II — translation MRCALVALAMSAPVTALAQSADPHRWQLNMGRGVTSTAQHAYDAHMFALWVCVAIGLIVFGAMAYAMFAFRKSKGAVAAQFSHNTMAEVIWTVIPVILLVIMAIPATQKLIAMYDTRDSAMTVKVTGYQWMWTYEYMGEDVTIVSRLDRESDRLRQDPSVTRAQLEAHGNYLLEVDNELVLPVDTKVRFVITADDVIHSWWVPALGWKQDAIPGIINEAWTEITVPGVYRGQCAELCGKDHAFMPIVVRAVPREEFDGWLAAEKAANAPQPAAPAVPAAPADEPAADTDADATARIPAETIAAPVAG, via the coding sequence ATGCGCTGCGCGCTCGTCGCGCTCGCCATGTCCGCGCCCGTCACGGCGCTCGCGCAGTCCGCAGATCCGCACCGGTGGCAGCTCAACATGGGCCGCGGCGTCACGTCCACCGCCCAGCATGCCTACGACGCGCACATGTTCGCGCTGTGGGTGTGCGTGGCGATCGGCCTGATCGTGTTCGGCGCGATGGCGTACGCGATGTTCGCGTTCCGCAAGTCGAAGGGCGCGGTCGCGGCGCAGTTCAGCCACAACACCATGGCCGAAGTCATCTGGACGGTGATCCCGGTGATCCTGCTGGTGATCATGGCGATCCCGGCCACCCAGAAGCTGATCGCGATGTACGACACCCGCGATTCGGCGATGACCGTCAAGGTCACCGGCTACCAGTGGATGTGGACCTACGAGTACATGGGCGAGGACGTCACCATCGTCAGCCGCCTCGACCGCGAGAGCGACCGCCTGCGCCAGGACCCTTCGGTCACCCGCGCCCAGCTCGAAGCGCATGGCAACTACCTGCTCGAGGTCGACAACGAGCTGGTGCTGCCGGTCGACACCAAGGTCCGCTTCGTGATCACCGCCGACGACGTCATCCATTCCTGGTGGGTGCCGGCGCTGGGCTGGAAGCAGGACGCCATCCCCGGAATCATCAACGAGGCCTGGACCGAGATCACCGTGCCCGGCGTCTACCGCGGCCAGTGCGCGGAGCTGTGCGGCAAGGACCACGCGTTCATGCCGATCGTGGTGCGCGCCGTGCCGCGTGAGGAGTTCGACGGCTGGCTTGCCGCGGAGAAGGCCGCCAACGCGCCGCAGCCGGCCGCGCCCGCGGTCCCCGCCGCACCGGCGGACGAACCCGCCGCCGACACCGACGCCGACGCCACCGCGCGCATCCCTGCCGAGACGATCGCCGCGCCTGTCGCCGGCTGA
- a CDS encoding cytochrome c oxidase assembly protein, translating to MSGARKSDVVKLVCVAVAAFAFTFSLVPLYRIACEKVFGIRLDGSAVSESAVVPATPVAERWVTVEFDGSVNSKLPWSFRPNESTKRVRVGEVYETTYYAHNNSAVPVVGSATPSVAPARASGYFQKTECFCFTLQTLQAGETRDMPVRFIIDPALPADVNTVTLSYMFYKNDLATERLSQAPRAGALTTARATR from the coding sequence GTGAGCGGTGCGCGCAAGTCGGATGTGGTCAAGCTGGTGTGCGTGGCGGTGGCGGCGTTCGCCTTCACCTTCTCGCTGGTGCCGCTGTACCGGATCGCCTGCGAAAAGGTGTTCGGCATCCGCCTCGATGGTTCCGCGGTAAGCGAATCCGCCGTGGTTCCGGCCACGCCAGTGGCGGAGCGCTGGGTCACGGTGGAGTTCGACGGCAGCGTCAACTCCAAGCTGCCGTGGTCGTTCCGCCCCAACGAGAGCACCAAGCGCGTGCGCGTGGGCGAGGTCTACGAGACCACCTATTACGCGCACAACAACAGCGCGGTGCCGGTGGTCGGCAGCGCGACGCCATCGGTGGCACCGGCGCGCGCCTCGGGCTATTTCCAGAAGACCGAATGCTTCTGCTTCACCCTGCAGACCCTGCAGGCCGGCGAAACCCGTGACATGCCGGTGCGTTTCATCATCGACCCGGCCCTGCCCGCCGACGTGAACACGGTTACCCTGTCCTACATGTTCTACAAGAACGACCTCGCCACCGAACGCCTGTCGCAGGCGCCGCGGGCCGGGGCGCTCACCACCGCGCGCGCCACGCGCTGA
- a CDS encoding cytochrome c oxidase subunit 3 encodes MAQAPATHDSDAYFVPHHSKWPLFASMALFVTMFGLAGWFNDSAWGRTTFFIGIAGLCLILFKWFADVILESVSGYYNKRVDGSFRMGMVWFIFSEIMFFGAFFGALFYARALALPWLGGEGSGVATNEVLWGGFSAAWPSAGPGDVGGGFQTIPAWGLPLLNTLLLLTSGVTITIAHHALKAGRRVQLLWFLGLTVLLGCVFLFFQVEEYIHAYRDLNLTLGSGIYGSTFFMLTGFHGAHVTLGTIMLIVIWFRCLKGHFTRENHFAFEAVAWYWHFVDVVWLILFLFVYVV; translated from the coding sequence ATGGCCCAAGCTCCTGCTACCCACGACAGCGACGCCTACTTCGTGCCGCATCACAGCAAGTGGCCGCTGTTCGCGTCGATGGCCCTGTTCGTGACCATGTTCGGCCTGGCCGGCTGGTTCAACGATTCGGCGTGGGGACGCACCACGTTCTTCATCGGCATCGCCGGCCTGTGCCTGATCCTGTTCAAGTGGTTCGCCGACGTGATCCTGGAGTCGGTGTCGGGCTACTACAACAAGCGCGTCGACGGTTCGTTCCGGATGGGGATGGTGTGGTTCATCTTCTCCGAGATCATGTTCTTCGGCGCGTTCTTCGGGGCGCTGTTCTACGCGCGCGCGCTGGCGCTGCCGTGGCTGGGCGGCGAAGGCTCGGGCGTGGCCACCAACGAGGTGCTGTGGGGCGGTTTCAGCGCCGCCTGGCCGAGCGCGGGCCCGGGTGATGTCGGTGGTGGCTTCCAGACCATCCCGGCCTGGGGCCTGCCGCTGCTCAACACGCTGCTGCTGCTGACCTCGGGCGTGACCATCACCATCGCCCACCACGCGCTCAAGGCCGGCCGTCGCGTGCAGCTGCTGTGGTTCCTCGGCCTCACCGTGCTGCTGGGCTGCGTGTTCCTGTTCTTCCAGGTCGAGGAATACATCCACGCCTACCGCGACCTCAACCTGACGCTGGGTTCGGGGATCTACGGTTCCACGTTCTTCATGCTGACCGGCTTCCACGGCGCGCACGTGACCCTGGGCACGATCATGCTGATCGTGATCTGGTTCCGCTGCCTGAAGGGGCACTTCACCCGCGAGAACCATTTCGCCTTCGAGGCCGTGGCCTGGTACTGGCACTTCGTCGACGTGGTGTGGCTGATCCTGTTCCTGTTCGTCTACGTGGTCTGA
- a CDS encoding twin transmembrane helix small protein produces the protein MNDSLKILLIVAFLLLILWNLGAGLYYMLVDKGETKRTVNALTKRIGLSVALILLVVLAIWMGWIEPHGVGG, from the coding sequence ATGAACGACTCGCTGAAGATCCTGCTGATCGTCGCCTTTCTGCTGCTCATCCTGTGGAACCTCGGCGCGGGCCTGTATTACATGCTGGTCGACAAGGGCGAGACCAAGCGCACGGTCAATGCGCTGACCAAGCGCATCGGCCTGTCCGTGGCGCTGATCCTGCTGGTGGTGCTGGCGATCTGGATGGGCTGGATCGAACCGCATGGCGTCGGCGGGTAA